A segment of the Scomber japonicus isolate fScoJap1 chromosome 5, fScoJap1.pri, whole genome shotgun sequence genome:
ctcatcctcctcctccatatCGTAATCTACAGCGGCATTCAGTAGCAGTTTGGTGCGATTGATCTCGCTCTCATCATCAAGGTTAATATGAACCTGAAGATAAACAACATGCATGTGGACTACATTAAAATCAAGTCTTAAAAAGCAGGGACTAAGAATGAAACTCAGAACTTCAAATACAGACGCAAgcttaataaaatattatgcAGCTCATTTCATTGTTAGTCacattatttgttttaacattATGCATATTTTTGTGATCATTAACAAGATGAATAACAAAGCTTAAGGCAGTGTCTACAAGTAAAGTCTAGTTGAAGCCACTTATCTTTCACTTACAATGATCTTTTTAGACAACTGTAGTTATTTAATCTGactatatttttcattataatgTTAATTAGGGTTATTAAAtgcttattgttattatcattgttaatattataataactaTCATCATTACATTATGACGTGTTTCAGCTAGTTATCGTGATGTTATGTCTAAGTTTGGGTTCAACACATGTAGTGTATTAGTGGCAAAAGCTGCGTTATTTCTAATTCAGATTCAAACTATTGCCACAGTTCTCTAGATATGACAAAATAGAAACTCTAGATATGACAAAATAGAAACATTAGTCACATGCTTGAAATTAGCAAAAGATGTCCAGTGTGGCAAACAAAGTATAAACTGCATTTGCAATTTAATTTGCAGAAATGGAAGAAGTGAGCAAATGCATGGTTTGCCAGCTTCACACTTTTGATTTTAACGTTTAACTGATAACCAAACACAAGTTGAAATAGCACCTTCCAGCATGACAGACAGTAATCAGATACCTGCTTAGGGTGTTTACATGTCATTGTACAATGTACATGCTTTTGATACTCAGGTTGCATATTCTGGTTTTTCAACCTATACAAGAGCTTGCAGGTTTCTGAGGCCGTGATATGATGTTTACATAAGCAAACATATAACCAGCATACTCCAAAAACCATATCATGATGGTGATACAAATATCtatgtaaaacattaaatgaactTCAAATTTTAACATTCACAGTATGCTTATTTTAACTCTCTTGTGGGAAAGGGGGGAATTTCAAATTTTTAGTATTTAAAACTGaaccaacacacacaagaaaCAGCTATTACTGAGACTATCTTCATATGCCACACTATAATCATCAATTTGTGCATTGATGTACCTCAGTTTCTGGGGATTGGTGTTGAGCGGCTCCTTCATCTGTTTGAGCATTAATGATTGATTTCAACGCCCCCTCTTCAAACTGAAACACAGAGTGAGCACaggatatacagtataaacCACTGGGACCACAAATAGTCAAGCCCCATCATATTGTGTCTCTAAAGCCTCACACTCACCTTCAGCCTGTTCAGCTGGTCTTGTAGCATGACTTTGATTTTGAGGAGagtctcctcttccttcttcaaCTCCTGCAGACGGCTGTGCATCTTCACTGGTGCCACAGCAGTCAGACCATTCCTCAACACTGAAATCGACAAAATATACAATCCCATGTAAAATGCTGATGCCCACTTAGATTCTGTATCCCTTAATATACATGTCAACTACAAAAGGGGGCAGGGATGAAAAcgttttcaatttatttttgctttatcaCTTGTGCTGAGCAGAAACTATCTTCACTGAACGAACTGTGAGGTCTTGCATGTATGCTAGTccaaaatgtgtgaaataagGAAGAGAATTTATTGCTATTTCATCCTGAACCATTTGTTTAGACTTAATTTAACAACATAATTCATCTCCGTTTCAAGGTAACGCTATCAGCCTCCGTAGCCACAAAATGGTTATTGTACGATAGTACGATATAACAGTGCATCTATCACAAATATGCAAAACCTACATAAATTGTGCTATTGCTGCTAAGTTAGCTGCTACGGAAAACAGTCTGGCTGAATAGCGGCAAGCTAACCCAAAACAATAGTTTGTTTATGCACATGCAACTATTACCTGTTTAAAATTACGTCTACAGCTGCATATCAACAGCGAAATTGGTGATACACAAGATAACGTGCCTCCGACAGCTTTTGTTTTGAACACTGATTGCTTAGCGTTAGCTGTTGTGCATTGCTAGCGGCTAATGTTTACTTCCTGTGAGGTCACATCCGGACGCGAACTTTACAAATCCTACGATGGCCACGCCCTACGTGCCTGTGATTGGCTTAGCCTGACATAGCTGCTCTAATACTAACCAATCGGAATTCTTATTCCAAACGACTACTAGCCAATCACAGGCTACTT
Coding sequences within it:
- the snapc5 gene encoding snRNA-activating protein complex subunit 5 codes for the protein MHSRLQELKKEEETLLKIKVMLQDQLNRLKFEEGALKSIINAQTDEGAAQHQSPETEVHINLDDESEINRTKLLLNAAVDYDMEEEDEEEEDDEDEDEEDDEDDDNELEFVPEGDEDEDDY